AGGGGACTGCGCAGTACCGGTTCCTGCACACCCGCGAGGGCTACGGCCGGGCGATCCTGCGCTCGCACCAGATCAAGGACGGGGACGCGCTGATCCTGTTCTCGCACTCGGGGATCAACGCCGTGATCCTCGACATGGCCGTGGAGTTCCAGGAGCGCGGGCTCAAGGTCGTCGCCGTGACGTCGGTGCCGCACTCGTCCCAGGTCGCCTCCCGGCACTCCTGCGGCAAGCGCCTGTACGAGATCGCGGACGTCGTCATCGACACCGGGATCCCGCTCGAGGACGCCTCGCAGCACATCGACGGCCTGGAGTACCCGGTGGGCCCCACCTCGACGTCCGTGGCCGTGGCCATGACCCACGCGATCAACGCCGCGACCGCCGCCGACCTCGTCGCCCGGGGCGTGCAGCCGATGATCATGGTGAACACCAACTCGAACCGCACCACCGAGGCGCACCAGCAGAACGACCGCAACTACGCGGAGCTGTGGCGCCGGCTGCGGTCCCGCGAGTTCTCCGCCCCGCCGGTCACGGCGGCGACGACGGTGCCCGGTGCCGCGCCGGGTGCGACCGCCCCGGAGGCCCGGTGAGCGCCCGGCACGAGCGGCTGCTGTACCTCGACGGCGGCTGGCGGGCGTCGCGCGGCGGCGTGACGGCCGACGTGCGCGACCCCGCGACCGGCGCCGTGGTCGGCACCACGCCGGTCGCGACGGCGGCCGACGTGGACGACGCGGTGGCCGCGGCGGCGCGGGCGTTCCCGGCGTGGGCGCGGACCGGCGCGGACGACCGGGGGGCGCTGCTGCGCCGCGCCGCCGGCCTGGTGGACGAGCGCATCGACGACATCGCGGACGCGCTGACCCGCGAGCAGGGCAAGCCGCTGCCGGACAGCGTCAAGGAGATCGCGTACTGCGCCACCGTGCTGCGCTACTACGCCGAGGAGGGCCCGCGCCTGGGCGGCACGCTGCGGCCGAGCGCCCGGGCGGACATCCGGTCGATCGTCACCCACGAGCCGCTGGGCGTCGTCGGCGCGATCGTCCCGTGGAACTACCCGGTGGACCTGTACGCCTGGAAGATCGGCCCGGCGCTCGCGGCGGGGAACACCGTCGTGGTGAAGCCGCCCGTGGAGACCCCGCTCGCGGTCGCCCTGCTCGTGCAGTGCCTGCACGACGCGGGGTTCCCGGCGGGCGTCGTCGCCGACCTGCCCGGCGCGGTGGAGGCCGGGCAGGCGCTGGCGGCGCACCCCGGCGTCGCGATGATCACCGCGACCGCGTCGACCCGCACCGGCCAGGCGCTCATGCGCACCGCCGCCGACACCATGAAGCGGCTGTCCCTGGAGCTCGGCGGGCAGTGCCCGTTCGTCGTGCTCGACGACGCCGACGTGGCGGAGGCCGCGGCGGCCGCCGCACGGCGCTCGTTCTCGAACACCGGCCAGATCTGCATCGCGGTCAACCGGGTGCTCGTCGCCGAGGCCGTGGCCGACGACTTCGTGGCGGCGCTCGCGGAGCACGCCCGGGCGATCACGCTCGGGCACGGGGTGGAGGCCGGCGTGACGAGCGGACCGGCGACGACCGCGGGCGTGGTCGCCACGACGCGCGCGCACGTCGCGGACGCGCTCGCCCGGGGCGCGCGGACCGTCGCGGGCGGCGGGCCGGTGGACCTGCCCGGGCTGGTGCCCGGCGCGTTCTTCGCGCCGACGGTGCTGGACCGGGTGCCCGCCGACGCGCTCGCGATGACCGAGGAGACCTTCGGCCCCGCGGTCGCGGTGCACCGGGTCGCCGGTGGCGACGACGAGGCGGTGCGGCTCGCGAACGCCACCCCGTACGGCCTCGCGGCGTACGTGTTCGGCGGGGACCTCGACCGGGCGTGGGGTGTCGCGGAGCGGCTGCACGCGGGCGGGGTCGGCGTGAACATCAACGACATCACCGAGCTCCAGGCGCCGTTCGGGGGCTGGAAGATGTCGGGGTTCGGGCGCGAGCTCGGCACCGAGGGGCTGCTCGGCTTCACGCAGCCGCGCCACCTGCGGCTGCGGCGCCGCTCGCCGGGGACCTCGGCCTGATGCGGGCGGCCGTCTTCGAGGCGCCGGGCAGCATCGTGGTCGTCGACCGGCCCGACCCGGTGCTCGTCGACCCCGGCGACGCGGTGGTGCGGGTGACCGCGACCTGCGTGTGCGGCTCCGACCTCTGGTACTACCGCGGGCAGTCGCCGCGCGCGCACGGCCAGACCATCGGGCACGAGCTGGTCGGCGTGGTCGAGGAGGTCGGGGCGGACGTCCGCACGCTCCGGCCGGGGACCACGGTCGTGGCCCCGTTCCGCTGGAACGACGGCGACTGCCC
This is a stretch of genomic DNA from Cellulomonas sp. ES6. It encodes these proteins:
- a CDS encoding SIS domain-containing protein; the protein is MSEQQPVQVTYLDDLIAKIAWVRDTQSDAIAEAGRVCADAIAGDGLVFTFGTGHGGFAALESFPRTGGVTGFRPIVESSIALMHHVLGDQGTAQYRFLHTREGYGRAILRSHQIKDGDALILFSHSGINAVILDMAVEFQERGLKVVAVTSVPHSSQVASRHSCGKRLYEIADVVIDTGIPLEDASQHIDGLEYPVGPTSTSVAVAMTHAINAATAADLVARGVQPMIMVNTNSNRTTEAHQQNDRNYAELWRRLRSREFSAPPVTAATTVPGAAPGATAPEAR
- a CDS encoding aldehyde dehydrogenase family protein, producing the protein MSARHERLLYLDGGWRASRGGVTADVRDPATGAVVGTTPVATAADVDDAVAAAARAFPAWARTGADDRGALLRRAAGLVDERIDDIADALTREQGKPLPDSVKEIAYCATVLRYYAEEGPRLGGTLRPSARADIRSIVTHEPLGVVGAIVPWNYPVDLYAWKIGPALAAGNTVVVKPPVETPLAVALLVQCLHDAGFPAGVVADLPGAVEAGQALAAHPGVAMITATASTRTGQALMRTAADTMKRLSLELGGQCPFVVLDDADVAEAAAAAARRSFSNTGQICIAVNRVLVAEAVADDFVAALAEHARAITLGHGVEAGVTSGPATTAGVVATTRAHVADALARGARTVAGGGPVDLPGLVPGAFFAPTVLDRVPADALAMTEETFGPAVAVHRVAGGDDEAVRLANATPYGLAAYVFGGDLDRAWGVAERLHAGGVGVNINDITELQAPFGGWKMSGFGRELGTEGLLGFTQPRHLRLRRRSPGTSA